CGCGCCGCCGCTCCAGCTCCAGGCCCAGGAACTCCAGCGGGCCCGCCCAGTCCATCTCCTCCGTGCCGGTCACGTAGCGGGCGAAGAAGTCGTCGAGGGAGAAGCCCGAGACTTCCTCGGCGACGGCCTTCCAGCCCTCCAGCTCGGGAACGCCCCGGTCGCGGCTGCCGTACCGCTCCCAGAGGAGGCGCATCACATCGTCCAGCGAGCGGCGCCCCTCCGTCCGGCTGCGGATCTCCACGTCCAGCGCCAGCCCCACCAGCGAGCCCTTCACGTAGTACGAGATGCCGGTGTTGGGCGTGTTCTCGTCGGGCCGGTAGAAGTCGATCCAGGTGTTCCAGCTGGACTCGGCCACCGGCTGGACGCGCCGCCCCGGCGTCTCCTCCAGGCGCTGGACGGCCTCCGCCACGTAGGCGAGGAAGCGCTCGCGCGGCACCACCCCCGCCCGCCCCACCAGCATCCAGGCGTAGTAGTCGGTCAGGCCCTCCATCGCCCAGAGCAGCCGCGTCAGGTTCTCGCGCAGGTAGTCGAAGGGGCCCAGCGCCACCGGCCGGATGCGCTTGACGTTCCAGAGGTGGAAGAACTCGTGCGCGAAGAGGGTGAGCGTGCGCGAGTACTCCTTGGGATCGCGGAAGCGGAAGCGGCCCACCTGGATGGCCGTCGAGTTCCGGTGCTCCAGGCCGCCGCCGCGCCGATCCACCAGGTGGACCAGGAAGGTGTAGTGGCGGTAGGGCAGGCCGCCCATCATCCGCGCCGCCTCCGCGACGATGGCGCGCACGTCGGCGACCAGCCGCTCGGGCTCCTCGTTCCCGTGGCCGTCCAGCACCAGCCGGTGCGGCACGCCCTCCACCTCGAAGGTGTAGAGGCGCGGCCGGCCGCATTCCACCGGGCAGTCCACCAGCTCGTCGTAGTCGGCGGCGCGGAAGAGTCCCGGCCGCCCCTCCACCGGCTCGAGCCCCGTGTAGACCTCCCAGCCCGCCGGCGCCTCCACCTCCAGGGTGCAGGGCAGCTCCTTCCCCCCCTCCAGGTAGAGGAAGAGGAGCGTCCCGTTCCAGAAGGCGTGGTGCTCGTCCAGGTCGGCCGCGTCCACGTCCAGCTGATGCGCCCAGACGCGCCAGCGCAGGCGGAGCGCCTCGTGGCCCTGGAGCCGCACCCGCCAGGTGGACTTGCCCACCTTCTCCAGCGGCAGCTCGGCGCCGGCCTCCTCCCCGTCCGACTCCGCGCGCAGGTCGACCAGGTGTTTGGCGTAGTCCTCGATGCTGTACGATCCCGGCGTCCAGACCGGCAGGCTGAACTCCAGCGTCCCCTCGGGCGCCG
This DNA window, taken from Bacillota bacterium, encodes the following:
- a CDS encoding PDZ domain-containing protein codes for the protein MPEIAYHVAMPEPATHYFEVSLRVTGLAGFRGASAAGGPAPEGTLEFSLPVWTPGSYSIEDYAKHLVDLRAESDGEEAGAELPLEKVGKSTWRVRLQGHEALRLRWRVWAHQLDVDAADLDEHHAFWNGTLLFLYLEGGKELPCTLEVEAPAGWEVYTGLEPVEGRPGLFRAADYDELVDCPVECGRPRLYTFEVEGVPHRLVLDGHGNEEPERLVADVRAIVAEAARMMGGLPYRHYTFLVHLVDRRGGGLEHRNSTAIQVGRFRFRDPKEYSRTLTLFAHEFFHLWNVKRIRPVALGPFDYLRENLTRLLWAMEGLTDYYAWMLVGRAGVVPRERFLAYVAEAVQRLEETPGRRVQPVAESSWNTWIDFYRPDENTPNTGISYYVKGSLVGLALDVEIRSRTEGRRSLDDVMRLLWERYGSRDRGVPELEGWKAVAEEVSGFSLDDFFARYVTGTEEMDWAGPLEFLGLELERRREEPEEEGAAGGEPMPGSDERWAWWYEKRPGAELGVRLESREGRLLVATVLEDGPAYGSGLAPGDEIVAVDGFRVVDEKGLRERLADRRPGERVRLTTFRREEERRVEVKLGERRPSRYVLKPVPEPSEAQREAFAAWTHGQYSLASGERA